From Prosthecobacter sp., the proteins below share one genomic window:
- a CDS encoding RidA family protein, whose protein sequence is MTPQQKAESLGLTFTKQAPGYLNLCIRSGNQLLTSGHVSDLKGKLGAGVSTEDGYKAAKNCAEKVLRSVWDTHGTLDGLKVIKVLGCVNSTLEYSDQHLVINGCSDLLHEIFGKEGDGYHARSALGFAQLPTGAAVEVEAIFEIKA, encoded by the coding sequence ATGACTCCCCAGCAAAAAGCAGAATCCCTCGGCCTCACTTTCACGAAACAAGCCCCCGGCTACCTGAACCTCTGCATCCGCAGCGGCAATCAGCTCCTCACCTCCGGTCACGTCAGCGATCTCAAGGGCAAGCTGGGTGCAGGCGTCTCGACCGAGGACGGCTACAAGGCGGCGAAGAACTGCGCGGAGAAGGTGCTGCGCTCCGTCTGGGACACGCATGGAACGCTGGATGGTCTGAAGGTCATCAAAGTGCTCGGCTGCGTGAACTCGACGCTGGAATACAGCGACCAGCATTTGGTGATCAACGGCTGCTCCGACCTGCTGCATGAGATTTTCGGCAAAGAAGGCGACGGCTACCACGCCCGCAGCGCTCTTGGCTTTGCGCAGCTCCCCACGGGTGCGGCGGTGGAAGTCGAGGCGATCTTTGAGATCAAGGCGTAG
- the dnaE gene encoding DNA polymerase III subunit alpha, whose product MPDSFVHLHLHTEYSLLDGAVRIDTLMKRVKELEMPAVAMTDHGNLYGAIDFYMAAKKAKVKSILGCEAYLAPGSMMDKNEVPGRKRSSHLTLLASSNEGFDNLSKLITKGHLEGQWYKPRVDKDALREHSKGLICLSGCINGEINELLLSDRKDEAEKSLQEFRDIFGPENFYLEIQDHNMEAQRKSARQMVEWGKQYGLKTVATNDVHFLNRNDHESHDIMICIGTGASIYDQNRMTYSPEVYFKTAEEMRALFSEVPEACDATLEIAERCDLKIHLDSTSIERYPQYPMPDGGDRNEYLRKLTMEGLERRYGRDRALNDEVLHERMEVELALLKEKNFTSYFLIVWDFINWAREHDIPVGPGRGSAAGSLVAFCLAITDIDPLRFELVFERFLNPERVSPPDIDIDFCQTRRPEVIQYVREKYGDLSVCHIITFGTMGAKSVIRDVGRVLGWSYGDSDTLSKMIPNELNIDLEESVKKNPELAAKLEADTNAQELWRHATFLEGLTRGVGVHAAGVVIGDRRLDNFIALTRDKEDAILSQYAMKPLTELGMLKMDFLGLKTLTVIHEAEYWINKRVPGFKVADVPLEDTKTFDLIKRGETVAVFQMESGGMVNTCKQLGPDTIEEIIAILALYRPGPMQFIPDYIKRKKGEEKVEYPHPLLEKIAKETYGILVYQEQVMQAANVLAGFSLGQADLLRRAMGKKDAAEMARQRLIFVEGCLKTNNISDKQANAVFDLLEKFAQYGFNKSHSAAYGIVTYRTAYLKANYPVEFMAAVLSYEISNPDKIANFVSECFEMGIKVLPPDINKSALKFAPERFETEEENPNAIRYGLSAIKNVGEGAMEAAIEERTKNGPFTSLEDFAARLDNRAVNKKLMEALVKSGAFDFTGELRAVMFAKLEQVLASAASMQKDKKSGQGGLFDDFDLAKPKSKKNELETPSIVWSTDEVLAFEKELLGFYVSGHPLDSYRGHFDSVKLTKIAAIEEIDTKEKASTHTIAGILSQLEVRYSKKDNRAFATFKVEDFTGVQEMMCWSDDYEKLKDVLADGAVMAFRIRVSKDQKTDGNRVTCNDAKPLKPKAAKPRNANDPDPSLPAPPKPPAPPKPIVLRLNTRQHDETDLERIHEVLSQFPGTLPVFLEISQNGHKARLEVGEELRVTPSPDLRRALTVWL is encoded by the coding sequence ATGCCCGATTCCTTCGTCCATCTCCACCTGCACACCGAATACTCGCTCCTCGACGGAGCCGTGCGCATCGACACGCTCATGAAGCGTGTGAAGGAGCTGGAAATGCCCGCCGTTGCCATGACCGACCACGGCAATTTGTATGGGGCGATCGATTTCTACATGGCCGCCAAGAAGGCCAAGGTGAAGAGCATCCTCGGCTGCGAGGCCTATCTCGCGCCAGGCTCGATGATGGACAAAAACGAGGTTCCTGGCCGCAAACGCTCCTCCCACCTCACGTTGCTCGCTTCAAGCAACGAGGGCTTCGACAATCTCTCCAAACTCATCACCAAAGGCCATCTCGAAGGCCAGTGGTACAAGCCCCGCGTGGACAAAGATGCCCTGCGCGAACATTCCAAGGGCCTCATCTGCCTCAGCGGCTGCATCAACGGCGAGATCAACGAATTGCTGCTCTCCGACCGCAAGGACGAGGCCGAAAAGAGCCTGCAGGAGTTCCGTGACATTTTCGGTCCCGAGAACTTCTACCTCGAAATCCAGGACCACAACATGGAGGCCCAGCGCAAAAGCGCCCGGCAGATGGTCGAGTGGGGAAAGCAGTACGGCCTCAAAACCGTCGCCACCAACGACGTCCATTTTTTGAACCGCAACGATCACGAGTCCCACGACATCATGATCTGCATCGGCACCGGTGCGAGCATCTACGATCAGAACCGCATGACCTACTCCCCGGAGGTCTATTTCAAGACTGCCGAGGAAATGCGCGCGCTTTTTTCCGAGGTGCCCGAGGCCTGCGACGCCACGCTGGAGATCGCCGAGCGCTGCGATCTCAAGATCCATCTCGATTCCACCTCCATCGAACGCTACCCGCAGTATCCGATGCCTGACGGCGGCGATCGCAATGAATACCTGCGCAAGCTCACGATGGAAGGCCTGGAGCGCCGCTATGGCCGTGATCGTGCGCTCAATGACGAGGTGCTGCACGAGCGCATGGAGGTCGAACTCGCCTTGTTGAAGGAAAAAAACTTCACCAGCTACTTCCTCATCGTCTGGGACTTCATCAACTGGGCGCGCGAGCACGACATTCCCGTCGGCCCGGGCCGCGGTTCCGCCGCCGGATCGCTCGTCGCCTTCTGCCTCGCCATCACTGACATTGACCCGTTGCGCTTCGAACTGGTGTTCGAGCGATTCCTCAATCCCGAGCGTGTCAGCCCGCCCGACATCGATATCGACTTCTGCCAGACACGCCGCCCGGAAGTCATCCAATACGTTCGCGAGAAGTACGGCGATCTCAGCGTCTGCCACATCATCACCTTCGGCACGATGGGTGCCAAATCGGTCATCCGCGACGTGGGTCGCGTGCTCGGCTGGAGCTACGGCGACAGCGATACGCTGTCAAAGATGATCCCGAACGAGCTGAACATCGACCTGGAGGAATCGGTGAAGAAAAACCCCGAACTCGCCGCGAAGCTCGAAGCCGACACCAACGCGCAGGAGCTTTGGCGGCACGCCACCTTCCTCGAAGGTCTCACACGCGGTGTCGGTGTTCACGCCGCCGGCGTCGTCATTGGCGACCGCAGACTGGACAACTTCATCGCCCTCACGCGGGACAAGGAAGACGCCATCCTCTCGCAATACGCGATGAAGCCGCTCACCGAGCTCGGCATGCTCAAGATGGACTTCCTCGGCCTCAAAACGCTGACGGTGATCCACGAGGCCGAGTATTGGATCAACAAGCGCGTTCCCGGCTTCAAAGTGGCCGATGTGCCTCTCGAAGACACCAAGACCTTCGATCTCATCAAACGCGGCGAAACGGTCGCCGTGTTCCAGATGGAATCTGGTGGCATGGTCAACACCTGCAAGCAGCTCGGCCCGGATACCATCGAGGAAATCATCGCTATCCTCGCACTGTATCGCCCGGGCCCGATGCAGTTCATTCCGGACTACATCAAACGCAAAAAGGGCGAGGAGAAGGTCGAGTATCCGCATCCGCTGCTCGAAAAGATCGCCAAGGAGACCTACGGCATCCTGGTTTATCAGGAGCAGGTCATGCAGGCCGCCAACGTGCTCGCTGGCTTTTCGCTCGGACAAGCGGACTTGCTCCGTCGTGCCATGGGCAAGAAGGACGCCGCCGAAATGGCCCGCCAGCGCCTCATCTTCGTCGAAGGCTGCCTCAAGACGAACAACATCTCTGACAAGCAGGCCAACGCCGTCTTCGACTTGCTCGAAAAATTCGCGCAATACGGCTTCAACAAGTCGCACTCCGCTGCCTACGGCATCGTGACGTATCGCACGGCCTACTTGAAGGCGAACTACCCCGTCGAGTTCATGGCGGCGGTGCTGAGCTACGAAATCAGCAATCCCGACAAGATAGCGAACTTCGTCAGCGAGTGCTTTGAGATGGGCATCAAGGTGTTGCCGCCCGACATCAACAAATCCGCGCTCAAGTTCGCGCCCGAACGCTTCGAGACCGAGGAGGAAAATCCCAACGCCATCCGCTATGGTCTCAGCGCCATCAAAAACGTTGGTGAAGGCGCCATGGAGGCCGCCATCGAGGAGCGAACCAAAAACGGCCCCTTCACCAGTCTCGAAGACTTCGCCGCGCGACTCGACAACCGCGCTGTGAACAAGAAGCTCATGGAAGCGCTTGTGAAATCGGGAGCCTTCGACTTCACCGGCGAGCTGCGCGCCGTCATGTTTGCCAAATTGGAGCAGGTGCTGGCCTCCGCCGCGTCGATGCAGAAGGACAAAAAATCCGGACAAGGCGGTCTCTTCGATGATTTCGATCTGGCGAAGCCCAAATCGAAGAAAAACGAACTTGAGACGCCTTCCATTGTGTGGAGCACGGACGAGGTGCTCGCCTTTGAAAAAGAACTGCTCGGCTTCTATGTCAGCGGCCATCCGCTCGACAGCTACCGCGGCCATTTCGACTCGGTGAAGCTCACCAAGATCGCCGCCATTGAGGAGATCGACACGAAGGAAAAAGCCAGTACCCACACCATCGCCGGCATTTTGAGCCAGCTTGAGGTGCGCTACTCGAAAAAGGACAACCGGGCCTTTGCCACCTTCAAAGTGGAAGACTTCACCGGCGTGCAGGAGATGATGTGCTGGAGCGACGACTACGAGAAGCTCAAGGACGTGCTCGCCGATGGTGCCGTGATGGCCTTCCGCATTCGTGTCAGCAAGGATCAAAAGACCGACGGCAATCGCGTCACCTGCAACGACGCAAAGCCGCTCAAGCCCAAAGCCGCCAAACCCCGCAACGCGAACGATCCCGATCCGTCGCTGCCCGCGCCACCGAAGCCGCCCGCGCCGCCCAAACCGATTGTCCTGCGCCTTAACACCCGCCAGCACGATGAGACCGATCTCGAACGCATCCACGAGGTTCTCTCTCAATTCCCCGGCACTCTTCCCGTCTTCCTCGAGATCAGTCAAAACGGCCACAAGGCCCGTTTGGAAGTGGGCGAGGAACTGCGTGTCACCCCCAGCCCTGATCTGCGCCGTGCGCTAACAGTTTGGTTGTAG
- the miaB gene encoding tRNA (N6-isopentenyl adenosine(37)-C2)-methylthiotransferase MiaB: MPRVHIKTYGCQMNERDTEQVSQMFVERGYTMTGTDLDADVVLINTCSVRDQAEQKALGKMGMVRRRKVPLVTGFMGCMAQSRGSELVGKAKVDLVVGTQKYHRVVDYVDEIIRAKEARQMDEERFSIVDVDEEEASQNTIRDHTLKEKQASAFVSIMQGCNMKCTFCIVPYTRGEERGRPITDILEEVRRLADRGVKEVTLLGQIVNLYGRHEFPTVDGKSPFVQLLEAVHEVPGIQRIRFTSPHPIGYKKDLIEAFTYLPKLAEHVHLPVQSGSDAILKRMHRPYTTAKFTELVQRIRAARPDIAVTTDVIVGFPGETEEHYLETRKLFEDIRFDNAFVFRYSKRRGTPAAEMEEAMQVPERVKEERNQDLLSLVNSIALPMYDALVGKDVEILCEGPSKTNEARLTGRTGSNRIVVFEGNRDRHVGEIFNVRITEAANFTLFGDPALLA; encoded by the coding sequence ATGCCACGCGTCCATATCAAGACTTACGGATGCCAGATGAACGAGCGCGACACCGAGCAGGTGTCGCAGATGTTCGTCGAGCGCGGCTATACCATGACGGGGACGGATCTGGATGCGGATGTGGTGTTGATCAACACCTGCTCCGTGCGTGACCAGGCGGAGCAGAAGGCACTGGGCAAGATGGGCATGGTGCGGCGGCGCAAGGTGCCGCTGGTGACTGGATTCATGGGCTGCATGGCGCAGAGCCGCGGCAGCGAGCTGGTGGGCAAGGCCAAGGTCGATCTCGTGGTCGGCACGCAGAAGTATCATCGCGTGGTGGATTATGTGGATGAAATCATCCGGGCCAAGGAAGCGCGGCAGATGGACGAGGAGCGCTTCTCCATTGTCGATGTGGATGAGGAAGAAGCCTCGCAAAACACGATCCGTGACCACACGCTGAAGGAGAAGCAAGCAAGCGCCTTCGTGAGCATCATGCAGGGGTGCAACATGAAGTGTACCTTCTGCATCGTGCCATACACGCGTGGCGAGGAACGCGGCAGGCCCATCACGGACATCTTGGAGGAAGTGCGGCGGCTCGCAGACCGTGGCGTGAAGGAAGTGACATTGCTGGGGCAGATCGTGAATCTCTATGGCCGGCACGAGTTTCCGACCGTCGATGGCAAAAGCCCGTTTGTGCAGCTCTTGGAGGCCGTGCATGAGGTTCCGGGCATCCAGCGCATTCGTTTCACGAGTCCGCATCCGATTGGCTACAAGAAGGATTTGATCGAGGCATTCACTTACCTGCCGAAACTGGCCGAGCATGTGCATCTGCCGGTGCAAAGCGGCAGCGATGCCATTTTGAAGCGCATGCACCGGCCTTACACGACAGCGAAGTTTACCGAACTCGTGCAGCGCATTCGCGCGGCGCGTCCAGACATCGCGGTGACGACGGATGTGATCGTGGGCTTCCCCGGTGAGACGGAGGAGCACTATCTGGAGACGCGAAAACTCTTTGAAGACATCCGTTTCGACAATGCCTTCGTGTTTCGTTACTCGAAACGCCGTGGCACGCCTGCGGCGGAGATGGAAGAGGCGATGCAGGTGCCTGAGCGCGTGAAAGAGGAGCGAAACCAGGATTTGCTGTCGCTGGTGAATAGCATCGCACTGCCGATGTATGACGCGCTCGTGGGCAAGGATGTCGAGATTTTATGCGAAGGGCCGAGCAAGACGAATGAGGCGCGGCTCACCGGTCGCACGGGTTCCAATCGTATCGTGGTCTTTGAAGGCAATCGTGATCGCCATGTGGGCGAGATTTTCAACGTGCGCATCACGGAGGCGGCCAATTTCACCTTGTTTGGTGATCCGGCGTTATTGGCATGA
- a CDS encoding serine hydrolase domain-containing protein, translating to MKRRAFVGSLAAWPVFAVTPEKSEEATIRGIAEGFLREHGIQGMSIAYGRDGKIEFEQGYGFADSEGKEAVTPEHRFRIASISKPITATAIMMCVEKGLLKLDTKVFGPQGILGGDHSGDVASMTVDHLLTHTSGGWANDKNDPMFKNTAMKHDELIAWTLANQKQTHKPGEHYAYSNFGYCVLGRVLEKVTKLPYEALITQQVLAKCGVTSMKIAGNTLAERQSKEVMYHAEKPGAAYGMNVVRMDSHGGWIATAGDLVRFASQLPKLLKPDSIRTMTTAGVGGSYARGWSVNKVPNWWHGGSLPGTSTIMVHTAKGLCWAGLLNGRKEGLGGALDKLMWQMGREVKAGGV from the coding sequence ATGAAACGACGCGCATTTGTGGGTTCGCTGGCCGCATGGCCGGTCTTTGCGGTCACGCCGGAGAAATCCGAGGAGGCGACGATTCGCGGCATCGCGGAGGGATTTCTTCGCGAGCATGGCATCCAGGGCATGAGCATCGCCTATGGCCGGGATGGAAAGATTGAATTCGAGCAAGGCTACGGCTTTGCGGATTCAGAAGGCAAGGAAGCGGTCACGCCGGAGCACCGCTTCCGTATAGCCAGCATCTCGAAGCCGATCACGGCCACGGCGATCATGATGTGCGTCGAAAAAGGGCTGCTCAAACTCGACACCAAGGTTTTTGGCCCGCAGGGCATCCTCGGTGGCGATCACAGCGGCGATGTGGCCTCGATGACGGTCGATCATCTGCTCACGCACACGAGCGGCGGTTGGGCGAACGACAAGAACGACCCCATGTTCAAGAACACGGCGATGAAGCACGATGAACTCATCGCGTGGACGCTGGCGAACCAAAAACAGACGCACAAGCCGGGTGAGCACTACGCGTATTCGAACTTCGGCTACTGCGTGCTGGGCCGTGTGCTGGAGAAGGTGACGAAGTTACCCTACGAGGCGCTGATCACGCAGCAAGTGCTGGCGAAATGTGGTGTCACGAGCATGAAGATCGCCGGAAACACGCTGGCGGAGCGTCAGTCGAAGGAGGTCATGTATCACGCGGAGAAGCCGGGAGCGGCCTATGGCATGAACGTGGTGCGTATGGATTCGCACGGCGGATGGATCGCCACAGCGGGCGATCTGGTGCGCTTCGCATCGCAGTTGCCGAAGCTGCTGAAACCGGACTCAATCCGCACGATGACGACGGCTGGCGTGGGAGGAAGCTATGCGCGCGGCTGGAGCGTGAACAAGGTGCCGAACTGGTGGCATGGCGGCTCGTTGCCCGGCACGAGCACGATCATGGTCCACACCGCCAAAGGCCTCTGCTGGGCCGGTTTGCTCAATGGCCGCAAGGAGGGTCTAGGTGGGGCGCTAGACAAGCTGATGTGGCAGATGGGCCGCGAGGTGAAGGCTGGGGGAGTTTGA
- a CDS encoding GNAT family N-acetyltransferase, giving the protein MSAKLQIELQPLSREHVASFCRLVVALAEFEKLPPPEEAAQARLIEDALGAKPRIEVWLAFVSEDAEPCGYMILVETYSSFLALPTLYLEDLFVLPERRKAGVGGTLLKKAVCLAHERGCGRMEWTALDWNVNAQQVYEQRLGAKRMGEWLLYRMTRDDMASYLAAGSGQSDTVGKSSSE; this is encoded by the coding sequence ATGAGTGCGAAGCTTCAAATCGAGCTGCAGCCGCTCTCGCGAGAGCATGTGGCGTCGTTTTGCCGGCTGGTGGTGGCGTTGGCGGAGTTTGAAAAACTTCCGCCGCCGGAAGAAGCAGCTCAGGCGAGATTAATCGAAGATGCGCTGGGGGCGAAGCCTCGTATTGAAGTGTGGCTGGCGTTTGTGAGCGAGGATGCTGAGCCTTGCGGCTACATGATCCTCGTGGAGACGTATTCGAGCTTTCTAGCGCTTCCGACATTGTATCTCGAAGACCTGTTTGTGCTGCCGGAGCGGCGTAAAGCCGGTGTGGGTGGCACTTTGCTAAAAAAAGCCGTGTGCCTCGCGCATGAGCGCGGTTGTGGCCGCATGGAGTGGACAGCCCTGGACTGGAATGTGAACGCGCAGCAGGTCTATGAGCAACGTCTTGGCGCGAAGCGCATGGGCGAGTGGCTGCTCTACCGAATGACGCGGGATGACATGGCCTCGTATCTGGCCGCCGGCAGCGGTCAGAGCGACACCGTCGGGAAATCCAGCAGCGAGTAA
- a CDS encoding Gfo/Idh/MocA family oxidoreductase codes for MNRRSFFKQTAAYVSAPSILSAKSPNSMFQVASIGVGGMGGNTMMSVLQHAKVRIVGMCDVDAKTLALAQRGESSRRKEHQGSEAKERLDEAATFRDYREMIAKLGDTVDAITIGTPDHMHAAQAVTALRAKKHVYLQKPLTHHIHEARILGAEAAKAGVTTQMGTQGHSSIETSLAVDLIKSGAIGKVKEIICWENKKANWWPKVTERKGQADTVPEHIDWNLWLGVANEVPFLEGAYHPSMWRSWVDFGVGMMGDMGCHYFDVVFACLGLAAPTRVRCLDEGSKGDLYAQKRHLELEFPGTPLTAGDKIKMTWSDGGYPYDSRVIKPSVLTKDTPSGIFFIGENGGIFKPHSQRPWLVPEANFTGHTYPKTRIANHYTDWVDACMKGAKASTDLPTYGCPVTEAVLLGVLAERNPGGWIEWDAAAGKVTNKPELNAQLTRKYRDGWSVEGLG; via the coding sequence ATGAACCGACGCTCCTTCTTCAAACAAACCGCCGCTTATGTCTCCGCACCCTCCATCCTGAGCGCGAAGTCGCCGAATTCGATGTTCCAGGTCGCGTCCATCGGCGTCGGTGGCATGGGCGGGAACACGATGATGAGCGTGCTGCAGCATGCGAAAGTGCGCATCGTGGGCATGTGCGATGTGGATGCGAAGACGCTGGCACTGGCGCAGCGTGGCGAGAGTTCGCGGCGGAAGGAGCATCAAGGCTCAGAGGCAAAGGAACGGCTCGACGAGGCGGCAACGTTTCGTGATTATCGCGAGATGATTGCCAAGCTTGGCGACACGGTCGATGCGATCACCATCGGCACGCCGGATCACATGCATGCGGCGCAGGCGGTGACGGCGTTGCGGGCGAAGAAGCATGTCTATTTGCAGAAACCGCTCACGCATCACATCCACGAGGCGCGGATTCTCGGCGCTGAGGCGGCGAAGGCCGGCGTGACGACGCAGATGGGCACCCAGGGGCACTCCAGCATCGAAACCTCGCTGGCGGTCGATCTCATCAAGAGCGGGGCCATCGGCAAGGTGAAGGAAATCATCTGCTGGGAGAACAAGAAGGCGAATTGGTGGCCGAAAGTCACCGAACGTAAAGGGCAGGCCGATACCGTGCCGGAGCACATCGACTGGAACCTGTGGCTCGGCGTCGCGAACGAAGTGCCGTTCCTCGAAGGCGCGTATCATCCGTCCATGTGGCGCTCGTGGGTCGATTTCGGTGTCGGCATGATGGGCGACATGGGCTGCCACTACTTCGATGTCGTCTTCGCCTGTCTCGGTCTCGCCGCTCCGACACGCGTTCGTTGCCTCGACGAAGGCAGCAAGGGTGATCTCTACGCGCAGAAGCGCCATCTCGAACTCGAATTCCCCGGCACACCACTCACTGCGGGTGACAAGATCAAGATGACCTGGAGCGATGGCGGTTATCCGTATGACAGCCGCGTCATCAAGCCCAGCGTTCTCACCAAGGACACCCCGAGCGGCATTTTCTTCATCGGCGAGAACGGCGGCATCTTCAAACCGCACAGCCAGCGCCCGTGGCTTGTGCCCGAGGCGAATTTCACCGGCCACACCTATCCGAAGACGCGCATCGCCAATCACTACACCGACTGGGTCGATGCTTGCATGAAAGGCGCGAAAGCCAGCACCGATCTGCCGACCTACGGCTGCCCTGTGACGGAGGCTGTGCTTCTCGGTGTGCTTGCCGAGCGCAATCCCGGCGGTTGGATCGAATGGGACGCCGCAGCAGGCAAAGTCACCAACAAGCCCGAGCTGAATGCCCAGCTCACACGGAAGTATCGCGACGGATGGAGTGTCGAAGGGTTGGGTTGA
- a CDS encoding adenylate/guanylate cyclase domain-containing protein gives MGATLKSVEKGQEIVLEDFNLIGRSPDASIRLLDGGVSRQHATIRRDGQLFWVSDLGSANGSFVNDVAVTTARALRHGDRVQFGTSIFVFDSQDEERPPSESSNVSTQSLHTIALPVKTVKATLLVGDLRNFTSISAQLSAEEVAAMLREWYAQCEQVLKSRDAIIDKFIGDGVFAYWPGDDHTTRVRATEAAKLLSSPDAGNSPKRKWLRENMNLEVHCHVGLNIGDVALGAMGRGVNTAVGEAVNVTFRIESLTRKLQVPVLAGAPFLHGWPEGQQLYQNAGVHPVKGQPEPVEVYSLLDFPTVSL, from the coding sequence ATGGGAGCCACACTCAAATCAGTCGAGAAAGGTCAGGAGATTGTCCTGGAGGACTTCAACCTGATCGGTCGCAGCCCGGATGCTTCCATCCGGTTGCTGGACGGCGGTGTGTCGCGCCAGCATGCCACGATCCGGCGTGATGGGCAGTTGTTCTGGGTCTCTGACCTTGGCAGCGCGAACGGCAGCTTCGTCAATGACGTGGCCGTGACCACCGCGCGCGCGCTGCGCCATGGTGACCGCGTGCAGTTCGGCACCAGCATTTTTGTTTTCGACAGCCAGGATGAAGAGCGCCCCCCGAGCGAGTCCAGCAACGTCAGCACTCAATCGCTCCACACCATCGCCCTGCCGGTGAAGACCGTGAAGGCCACGCTGCTGGTCGGCGACCTGCGCAATTTCACCTCCATCTCCGCCCAGCTCAGTGCCGAAGAAGTCGCCGCCATGCTACGTGAATGGTATGCGCAGTGTGAGCAGGTGCTGAAATCTCGCGATGCCATCATCGACAAATTCATCGGCGACGGTGTCTTTGCCTACTGGCCCGGTGACGACCACACCACCCGCGTCAGGGCCACCGAGGCCGCCAAGCTGCTCAGCAGTCCCGACGCTGGCAACTCGCCCAAGCGCAAATGGCTGCGGGAGAACATGAATCTGGAAGTTCACTGTCACGTCGGGTTGAACATCGGTGATGTGGCGCTCGGCGCGATGGGTCGCGGGGTGAACACTGCCGTGGGTGAGGCGGTGAACGTGACCTTCCGTATCGAAAGCCTGACCCGCAAACTCCAGGTGCCCGTGCTCGCCGGTGCCCCATTCCTGCATGGCTGGCCCGAAGGACAGCAGCTTTATCAAAACGCAGGCGTGCATCCCGTCAAAGGACAACCGGAACCCGTCGAAGTTTACTCGCTGCTGGATTTCCCGACGGTGTCGCTCTGA
- a CDS encoding glycoside hydrolase family 71/99-like protein yields the protein MVKSLALLSLLTCCVHAQVVDTSTLIGKVVCGYQGWFRCEGDGSNNGWHHYAAGGKFEPGHAHIEMWPDVSELPPQDRFATPFKHADGRTAEVFSSVRESVAQLHFKWMRDYGIDGAFVQRFATTTRDKHFREPMDQVLSHCQAAAKANGRGWTLMYDLSGIKEDSIQLVIDDWKRLITEKRLDRDGSAYFHHHGKPLVALWGLGFNDRAPMLDEWSRLITFLRDDPVFGGCAIMLGVPYYWRTLDRDCVKDPRLHELISRADIVSPWAVGRLGTPQDAANRIEKTLKPDVAWCAERKLDYLPVIFPGFSWQNLSKSRGQEAKFDAIPRLGGQFLWSQALAAKQAGAQMLYVAMFDELDEGTSIFKTMNQPPVGDSRFLAEPDLPNDHYLWLTGMLGKLLRGEESAEMPAR from the coding sequence ATGGTCAAATCCCTCGCGTTGCTTTCCTTGCTCACCTGCTGCGTTCACGCCCAGGTCGTCGATACCAGCACGCTCATCGGCAAAGTCGTCTGCGGTTATCAGGGCTGGTTCCGCTGCGAAGGCGATGGCAGCAACAACGGCTGGCATCACTACGCCGCTGGCGGAAAATTCGAACCCGGACACGCGCACATCGAGATGTGGCCGGATGTGAGCGAGCTGCCGCCGCAGGACCGCTTCGCCACGCCGTTCAAGCATGCCGACGGTCGCACCGCCGAGGTCTTCAGCTCCGTGCGCGAATCCGTCGCGCAGCTTCATTTCAAATGGATGCGTGACTACGGCATCGACGGTGCCTTCGTGCAACGCTTCGCCACCACCACACGCGACAAGCACTTCCGCGAGCCGATGGACCAGGTGCTCTCACACTGCCAGGCCGCCGCGAAAGCCAACGGACGCGGCTGGACGCTCATGTATGACCTCAGCGGCATCAAAGAAGACAGCATTCAACTCGTGATAGACGACTGGAAACGCCTCATCACCGAAAAACGCCTCGACCGCGATGGTTCCGCTTACTTCCATCATCACGGCAAGCCGCTTGTCGCCCTCTGGGGCCTCGGCTTCAACGACCGTGCGCCGATGCTCGATGAATGGTCACGCCTGATCACCTTCCTGCGCGATGATCCCGTGTTCGGCGGCTGCGCCATCATGCTCGGCGTGCCCTACTACTGGCGCACGCTCGATCGCGACTGCGTCAAAGACCCCAGGCTCCACGAACTCATCTCCCGCGCCGACATCGTCAGCCCGTGGGCCGTGGGAAGGCTCGGCACGCCGCAGGATGCCGCCAATCGGATCGAGAAAACCTTGAAGCCGGACGTTGCGTGGTGTGCGGAGCGCAAGCTCGACTACCTGCCCGTGATCTTCCCCGGCTTTAGCTGGCAGAACCTCTCCAAGTCACGCGGCCAGGAAGCCAAGTTTGATGCCATTCCACGTCTTGGCGGCCAGTTCCTCTGGTCACAGGCGCTCGCGGCCAAGCAGGCCGGTGCGCAGATGCTTTACGTCGCCATGTTTGACGAGCTGGATGAAGGCACCTCCATTTTCAAAACCATGAATCAGCCACCTGTGGGCGACAGTCGATTCCTCGCCGAGCCTGATCTGCCGAACGATCATTATCTCTGGCTCACCGGCATGCTCGGCAAGCTGCTGCGTGGTGAAGAATCGGCTGAAATGCCAGCACGTTGA